A portion of the Bdellovibrionales bacterium genome contains these proteins:
- a CDS encoding thymidylate synthase — MTPYLNLVSHILDRGTEKSDRTGTGTLSVFGHQMRFDLQDGFPLLTTKKLHLRSIIHELLWFLSGDTNIGYLKDNKVSIWDDWADEEGNLGPVYGAQWRSWKTPDGQVIDQITQLVEQIKNFPDSRRLMVVAYNPGEIDKMALPPCHALFQFYVANRRLSCQMYQRSADVFLGVPFNIASYSLLTLMVAQVCDLIPGEFIHTLGDAHLYLNHLDQARLQLTRVPKKPPQMTINPEVKNIFGFKYDDFQLVGYEPHPHIKAEVSV; from the coding sequence ATGACGCCCTACCTAAATTTAGTCTCTCACATCCTAGATCGCGGTACAGAAAAATCAGATAGAACTGGAACCGGGACTCTCAGCGTTTTTGGTCACCAAATGCGTTTTGACTTACAAGATGGATTTCCACTGCTTACAACTAAAAAGCTTCATTTGCGGTCGATTATTCACGAATTGCTTTGGTTTCTTTCAGGCGACACGAATATTGGCTACCTGAAGGACAATAAAGTCAGCATCTGGGATGATTGGGCTGATGAGGAAGGGAATCTTGGACCCGTCTATGGAGCCCAGTGGAGATCATGGAAAACTCCAGATGGTCAAGTCATCGACCAAATCACCCAACTTGTCGAACAAATTAAGAATTTTCCGGATTCACGCCGCCTGATGGTGGTTGCCTACAATCCTGGTGAAATAGATAAAATGGCACTGCCGCCCTGCCATGCACTCTTTCAGTTTTACGTGGCAAACCGTCGCTTGAGTTGCCAGATGTACCAAAGAAGTGCTGATGTCTTTTTAGGAGTCCCTTTTAATATCGCAAGCTACAGCCTACTTACGCTGATGGTGGCTCAGGTCTGCGACCTCATACCAGGTGAATTTATTCATACTCTCGGCGATGCTCACCTCTACCTCAATCACCTGGATCAGGCCCGTCTGCAGCTCACGCGTGTACCTAAAAAGCCTCCCCAGATGACGATCAATCCTGAAGTTAAAAATATATTCGGTTTTAAATATGACGACTTTCAACTCGTTGGGTATGAGCCACACCCCCATATTAAGGCCGAGGTATCAGTGTGA
- a CDS encoding dihydrofolate reductase, which translates to MTISHIVAAATNGVIGRDGGLPWHLPEDLKFFKEKTLGHAIIMGRKTFESIGRPLPKRLNIIVTRQKNYQPEGTLVFADLIEALAHCQKEVLTWGNEVFIVGGGEIFTQSMELVERIYLTRIHQEIQGDTFYPQPDKTKFIETSRSDREEPLPFSFITLERIPSPRSSKDYLSLC; encoded by the coding sequence ATCACTATTTCTCACATCGTGGCAGCAGCAACAAATGGAGTCATTGGTCGCGACGGTGGCCTCCCTTGGCATTTACCTGAAGATCTGAAATTTTTTAAAGAAAAAACTCTTGGACACGCGATCATCATGGGTCGAAAGACCTTTGAATCAATTGGCCGTCCACTTCCCAAGCGTCTCAATATCATTGTGACCCGACAAAAGAATTATCAACCCGAGGGAACCTTGGTTTTTGCAGATTTAATTGAGGCACTGGCCCACTGTCAAAAGGAGGTCCTCACTTGGGGTAACGAAGTGTTTATCGTTGGAGGCGGAGAAATCTTTACGCAATCAATGGAGCTTGTGGAGCGCATTTACCTGACGAGAATCCATCAAGAAATTCAGGGTGATACTTTCTACCCTCAGCCTGATAAAACCAAATTTATAGAGACTTCTCGCTCAGATAGAGAGGAACCCTTGCCCTTTTCTTTCATAACACTTGAACGAATCCCATCTCCTCGCTCATCGAAGGATTATTTGAGCCTTTGCTGA
- a CDS encoding radical SAM protein, whose protein sequence is MGDMSDDDFKPNRGDRVSPTFCVLPWIHRFTNVGGEVQVCCVSEEYNSNNLDQNGIPINISRIHDDEVLMNTNFMKSLRVQQMKGEWSRICERCRITENNGGFSRRQFENATYHQFITRAINDTRPDGGIKVRIRSADYRLGNLCNLACRMCNPRSSSKWIKDWGKIDQEWFGQSESELDQYRRYRYYEDPQIWESFRKQIPYLRHLHFAGGEPMIVAQMIWVMRMCIEEGRAKNIWISYNTNMTIIPDEVKELWPHFNHIRIYASVDAYGSLNDYIRFPAKWKTVEKNLLDLEQNFEKYGIRLVLINTTVQMYNVTQLDRLFEYLSQFERIIPIPKLVNLHHPYHYRTQVLPQELKTLAKERLLITRAEAEKVMRRRVRMKRYRFYLDLVDEAIEFMESEDRQQLIPSFMRAASSKDALRNENLFEVIPEFNILKNYLFHEPFSKGSNNPSMSEEMGFVQVL, encoded by the coding sequence TTGGGTGATATGAGTGACGATGATTTTAAACCTAACCGAGGTGATCGCGTATCTCCGACCTTTTGCGTTCTTCCTTGGATTCATCGATTCACAAACGTCGGCGGTGAGGTTCAGGTTTGTTGTGTGAGTGAGGAGTACAATAGTAACAATCTTGATCAGAATGGAATCCCGATCAATATCAGTAGGATTCATGATGACGAAGTTTTGATGAATACCAATTTTATGAAGTCACTCAGAGTTCAACAGATGAAGGGGGAGTGGTCTAGGATCTGTGAAAGGTGTCGAATCACAGAAAATAATGGGGGGTTCAGTCGTCGTCAGTTTGAGAACGCAACCTATCATCAGTTTATCACACGGGCCATCAATGACACTCGACCCGATGGAGGAATTAAAGTCAGAATTCGATCCGCCGACTACAGATTGGGAAATCTTTGCAATTTGGCATGTCGAATGTGTAATCCTCGCTCTTCTTCCAAGTGGATCAAGGATTGGGGGAAGATCGATCAGGAATGGTTTGGTCAATCCGAATCTGAATTGGATCAGTATCGTCGCTATCGCTATTATGAAGATCCTCAAATTTGGGAGAGTTTTAGGAAGCAAATTCCGTACCTCAGGCACCTTCATTTTGCAGGTGGTGAGCCTATGATCGTTGCCCAAATGATCTGGGTGATGAGGATGTGTATTGAAGAAGGAAGGGCGAAAAATATTTGGATCTCCTACAACACCAACATGACGATTATTCCAGATGAGGTAAAGGAACTGTGGCCTCATTTCAACCACATCCGAATTTATGCAAGTGTTGACGCCTATGGGAGCCTAAATGACTACATTCGCTTTCCAGCAAAGTGGAAGACCGTTGAAAAAAATCTTTTAGACCTTGAACAGAATTTTGAGAAGTATGGGATACGATTGGTTCTGATCAACACGACGGTTCAGATGTATAACGTCACTCAACTTGATCGTTTATTTGAATATTTGAGTCAGTTTGAGCGAATCATTCCGATTCCCAAGTTAGTAAATCTCCATCATCCCTATCATTATCGAACCCAAGTGTTACCTCAAGAACTAAAGACCTTGGCCAAGGAGCGTTTGCTTATTACGAGGGCTGAAGCAGAAAAAGTAATGAGGCGTCGAGTGAGAATGAAGAGGTATCGGTTCTACCTCGATCTTGTCGACGAGGCGATTGAATTTATGGAGAGTGAGGATCGTCAGCAGTTAATTCCAAGCTTCATGAGAGCCGCTTCTTCTAAAGATGCGCTTCGAAATGAAAACCTTTTTGAGGTAATTCCTGAATTTAATATTTTGAAAAACTATCTCTTTCACGAGCCTTTCAGCAAAGGCTCAAATAATCCTTCGATGAGCGAGGAGATGGGATTCGTTCAAGTGTTATGA
- the rnr gene encoding ribonuclease R, giving the protein MNKRRTKLPNILEGVVKRHPDGFGFFVPESPDIPDIYISRREMSGVMTNDRIKIRVIVEKATHRLRGELIEILVRNTARATGQYWAQGKERGILHDVSHGWGEDLTAICPTHLEITEGDWVLVQIKSFPGDKGGFCGEVISVIGDALDPLNDAMRVLHTQSIPYDFSSKTLRESEGIRDDLNDLEFKRRTDLRSFNFVTIDGVTAKDFDDAIFVETLPEGFHLIVAIADVSHYVKPGSSIDEEAYERGTSVYFPNFVSPMLPESLSNDLCSLRPGVPRLALVADMKFDFSGSLSSQNFYEAVIESKARITYGEAQEIVDGNCPSHLEHVKSMLSRASDLAHIFMDKRIREGSLDLEIPETEVEVDEGGQPVDIIRADRLFSHRLIEEMMLAANVAVAKFFHEREVSSLYRIHEVPNADSIIELERFLQIFGFSKGLGGGKLQKKIGQALEHFEGQPQEQILHILTLRTMSQAKYSPDNVGHFGLGFEFYTHFTSPIRRYPDLIVHRLLKAAIIPERGYGFIPYPQLQSIGTMTSAREQRAAKAERQVKAIKKARFMAKHLGEEFDGIISSVAKFGIFVLLRQFDVDGLVRTEALPQNDLKFDEDHLRLIGKKSGVSYNIGDVIRVAVARTDTQDGKIDFLPVLEGKRAQVLSKETESNHKRSQTQRDSGGIRKARVSRGRRKGKSR; this is encoded by the coding sequence ATGAACAAGCGACGAACCAAACTACCCAATATATTGGAAGGGGTTGTCAAACGACATCCCGACGGCTTCGGATTTTTTGTACCGGAAAGTCCTGATATTCCAGATATCTATATTTCTCGAAGAGAGATGAGTGGGGTCATGACTAACGATCGGATTAAGATCCGAGTCATTGTTGAAAAGGCGACACATCGCCTGCGCGGAGAATTGATCGAAATATTGGTCAGAAACACAGCCCGTGCGACGGGTCAGTATTGGGCGCAAGGGAAGGAACGGGGAATTCTTCATGATGTCAGTCATGGGTGGGGAGAAGATCTGACTGCAATTTGCCCAACTCACCTGGAAATCACTGAAGGCGATTGGGTGTTGGTGCAGATCAAATCTTTTCCGGGAGACAAAGGGGGGTTTTGTGGAGAAGTGATATCGGTTATTGGCGATGCTCTTGATCCACTCAATGATGCGATGAGGGTTTTGCATACTCAGTCTATTCCCTACGATTTTTCATCAAAAACCCTGAGGGAATCAGAAGGAATCAGAGACGATTTGAACGATCTCGAATTTAAGCGTCGGACCGATCTTCGTTCTTTTAATTTTGTGACGATTGATGGTGTGACAGCGAAGGATTTTGACGATGCCATTTTTGTAGAAACCTTACCTGAGGGATTTCATTTGATCGTGGCGATCGCTGACGTGAGTCACTACGTAAAGCCCGGATCTTCCATTGATGAAGAGGCTTATGAGCGAGGCACCAGCGTTTATTTTCCGAATTTTGTTTCGCCGATGTTACCTGAAAGCTTGAGTAATGATTTGTGCTCTCTGCGTCCCGGTGTGCCGCGATTGGCTCTTGTGGCGGATATGAAATTTGATTTTAGTGGGAGTTTGTCTTCACAGAATTTTTATGAAGCTGTGATTGAGAGCAAGGCGAGAATAACTTACGGTGAAGCACAAGAGATAGTTGATGGAAATTGTCCTAGTCATTTGGAACATGTAAAAAGCATGCTTTCACGGGCGAGTGATTTGGCTCATATTTTTATGGACAAGCGGATCAGGGAAGGCTCCCTTGATCTGGAAATTCCAGAAACTGAAGTTGAAGTTGATGAAGGGGGGCAACCGGTAGATATCATTCGAGCGGATCGACTTTTTTCTCACCGATTGATTGAAGAAATGATGCTTGCAGCCAATGTTGCCGTCGCCAAATTTTTTCACGAGAGGGAAGTTTCCTCCTTGTATCGCATACATGAAGTTCCAAACGCAGATAGTATTATAGAACTTGAAAGATTTTTGCAGATTTTTGGTTTTAGTAAAGGACTCGGAGGAGGAAAGCTTCAGAAGAAAATTGGTCAAGCATTGGAGCATTTTGAGGGACAACCTCAAGAACAAATTCTTCATATATTGACCTTACGAACGATGAGTCAGGCTAAATATAGCCCCGATAATGTGGGACATTTTGGCTTAGGCTTTGAGTTTTACACTCACTTTACTTCTCCGATCAGGCGTTATCCAGATCTCATTGTTCATCGACTGCTTAAGGCTGCCATCATACCAGAGAGGGGCTATGGGTTTATTCCTTATCCTCAGCTGCAGTCGATTGGGACAATGACGAGTGCGCGCGAACAACGAGCGGCAAAAGCAGAGCGTCAAGTTAAGGCGATCAAGAAGGCCAGGTTCATGGCCAAACATTTGGGAGAGGAATTTGATGGCATCATCAGCTCCGTGGCAAAATTTGGGATTTTTGTCCTGCTTCGCCAATTTGACGTCGATGGTTTGGTAAGAACGGAAGCCCTTCCTCAAAATGATCTTAAATTTGATGAAGATCATTTGAGATTGATTGGTAAAAAGTCTGGAGTATCTTATAACATTGGTGATGTCATTCGGGTGGCGGTAGCTAGAACTGACACTCAGGATGGAAAAATAGATTTTCTACCTGTATTGGAAGGCAAGCGTGCTCAGGTCCTATCTAAAGAAACAGAATCCAATCACAAGCGCTCTCAGACTCAGAGAGATAGTGGCGGTATTCGCAAGGCACGGGTTTCAAGAGGTCGCCGAAAGGGCAAATCTCGGTAG
- a CDS encoding flagellin FliC: MALRISTNVASLNAQRNLVNTNRAMDQSLARLSSGFRINQAADDAAGLAISENLRAQIRGLGQANRNAQDGVSLVQIAEGGLNEVSAMMIRLRELAIQAASDTIGDVERKFLDVEYQQLKSEIQRIAEVTSFNGYDLLNGTGGVMDIQVGVNNDPFKDRISFNTSAANSSLEALGITAESVATKEQAQMSLSAVDIGMVSVNAMRANFGAMQNRLQSTINNLNIAHENLSAANSRIRDSDVAAESAELTRNSILTQAGVSVLSQANSIQQVALKLLG; encoded by the coding sequence ATGGCCTTAAGGATATCAACCAATGTGGCATCACTAAATGCCCAGAGAAACTTGGTAAATACCAACCGAGCAATGGATCAGTCTCTCGCTCGACTGAGTTCGGGTTTCCGAATCAATCAAGCGGCTGACGATGCGGCAGGACTCGCAATCAGCGAGAATCTTCGAGCGCAAATTCGAGGTTTGGGACAAGCCAATCGAAATGCCCAAGACGGTGTTTCTCTGGTTCAGATAGCGGAGGGAGGATTGAATGAGGTCTCGGCAATGATGATTCGTCTGCGTGAGCTGGCAATTCAAGCGGCTTCAGACACCATCGGTGATGTTGAACGAAAATTCCTTGATGTGGAATATCAACAGCTCAAGTCGGAGATTCAGCGAATTGCTGAAGTCACTTCATTCAATGGGTATGATTTGTTAAATGGAACGGGTGGAGTCATGGACATTCAAGTCGGAGTGAACAATGACCCCTTCAAAGATAGGATCTCGTTTAATACATCAGCGGCCAATTCTTCGCTCGAAGCTCTCGGAATTACAGCCGAGTCCGTCGCCACAAAGGAGCAGGCACAGATGAGCCTGAGTGCCGTCGATATTGGAATGGTTTCGGTCAATGCGATGCGAGCAAATTTTGGGGCCATGCAGAATCGTCTGCAATCCACCATCAATAACCTTAACATCGCCCATGAGAATCTGTCGGCAGCAAACTCACGAATTCGTGATTCTGATGTCGCAGCTGAATCTGCCGAATTGACGAGAAACTCAATCCTGACACAGGCTGGAGTTTCAGTACTCAGTCAGGCCAATTCAATTCAACAGGTGGCACTCAAACTATTGGGTTAG
- a CDS encoding MBL fold metallo-hydrolase, protein MRIRLWGTRGSLPAPVPPQYLRSKIQNLLEEYEIFQRSNSGGAKAFLESLPPYRVGGYGGHTACIQVTSHEADFVIDGGSGIRRYGESLMMGPCGLGKGEVHIFMTHFHWDHLIGLPFFVPIFIPGNRIHFYAVQEDLEDRVRGMFCKPHFPVSFEQLGAQISFHRLKPRAPFVLHDVAVTPYQLDHPDPCWGYRCESGGKVFSHCVDTEGTRVSRKDLGQDLPLYEDVDLLIYDAQYTFLEAAEKINWGHASAPIGIDIGMRERVKKMVFIHHDPAATDEKIQKVEQQTRSYHESAIRMAKEQRLDSNKLEWCFGVEGMVFEI, encoded by the coding sequence TTGCGAATCAGATTGTGGGGGACGCGTGGATCACTTCCGGCCCCCGTTCCACCTCAATACCTTCGCAGCAAAATACAGAATTTGCTCGAAGAGTATGAAATTTTTCAGAGATCCAATTCAGGAGGAGCGAAAGCCTTCCTTGAGAGTCTTCCTCCCTATCGAGTGGGAGGCTATGGAGGACACACGGCCTGCATTCAGGTGACGAGTCACGAGGCCGACTTCGTTATTGATGGGGGGAGTGGAATTCGTCGCTATGGGGAGTCTCTTATGATGGGGCCTTGTGGTTTAGGCAAGGGTGAGGTCCATATTTTCATGACTCATTTTCATTGGGACCATTTGATCGGCTTGCCATTTTTTGTCCCCATCTTTATTCCAGGAAATAGAATTCATTTTTATGCTGTTCAAGAGGATCTTGAGGACAGAGTGCGTGGGATGTTTTGTAAACCTCACTTTCCAGTTTCCTTTGAACAGCTTGGAGCTCAGATTTCCTTTCATCGACTGAAGCCGAGAGCTCCTTTTGTCCTGCATGATGTAGCGGTCACCCCTTATCAATTGGATCATCCAGATCCCTGTTGGGGATATCGTTGCGAAAGTGGTGGGAAGGTTTTTTCTCATTGTGTGGACACTGAAGGGACTCGAGTCAGCAGGAAAGACCTAGGACAGGATCTTCCGCTGTATGAAGATGTCGATTTGCTCATCTATGATGCCCAGTACACCTTCCTTGAAGCAGCAGAAAAAATAAATTGGGGCCATGCCTCAGCTCCGATTGGAATCGATATTGGGATGCGTGAGAGAGTGAAAAAAATGGTCTTCATTCATCATGACCCAGCAGCCACAGATGAAAAAATTCAGAAAGTGGAACAACAGACTCGTTCCTATCACGAATCTGCGATTCGAATGGCAAAAGAGCAGAGATTGGATTCAAATAAATTAGAGTGGTGTTTTGGCGTTGAGGGGATGGTTTTTGAGATATAG
- a CDS encoding AarF/ABC1/UbiB kinase family protein, with protein MSSQELAGLSTGERLRLCFEKLGPVFVKLGQLLATRPDLVPADVAEELKKLHDQAPTLDFSLMQVILEEQFGAHLQDIFESIQREPMTAASIAQVHRAILKDGSHVVVKIQRPGIQDIIAEDLSIMYTLAGLLEKHVDEARFYSPTAIVNEFFRALEQETNFVIEANNIRRFQRNFASEPSIKIPNVFMELTGRKVIVLEELEGVPLSHKNALAQEGVDREAILRVGLKCYLKMVFTDGLFHGDLHAGNLLVLPNNQIGLIDFGLVGRLNKKTQNAIASMLVALFTEDYERLAYEYVDMAPYTGHVDVDRFARDLRDLIAPYYGLTLKNVNAGRLLLDSTGVASRHELKLPTELVLFFKSIVSIEGMGRIVMKDFDFLSHSLEFADELVKNRYETSKVMRDLTAAGKDLSSVMSGFPRHLKQYLRKINSPSYAIKLDILQMTQMSLTVVKSAHTIFLGLVIGGLLISSSLLMVIDRGPKVFELPILAALGYGIACALGLVAFYRYLRP; from the coding sequence TTGAGTTCCCAAGAGCTAGCTGGTTTATCAACTGGCGAGAGGCTGCGCCTTTGTTTTGAAAAGTTGGGACCCGTTTTTGTCAAATTAGGTCAATTGTTGGCGACTCGCCCCGATCTTGTTCCCGCGGATGTAGCTGAAGAATTAAAGAAGCTCCATGACCAGGCTCCAACTCTCGATTTTTCACTCATGCAGGTCATTTTGGAGGAACAGTTTGGGGCCCACTTACAAGATATTTTTGAATCAATTCAACGAGAGCCAATGACTGCTGCGAGTATTGCTCAGGTTCATCGTGCAATATTGAAGGATGGCTCCCACGTTGTGGTCAAGATTCAGAGACCTGGGATTCAGGATATTATTGCTGAAGACCTGAGTATCATGTACACCCTTGCCGGATTGCTAGAGAAGCATGTTGATGAGGCTCGATTCTATTCTCCCACCGCTATCGTGAATGAATTTTTTCGCGCTCTGGAGCAGGAAACAAATTTTGTCATAGAGGCAAACAACATTCGCCGATTTCAAAGAAATTTTGCGAGTGAGCCGAGCATAAAAATTCCCAACGTATTCATGGAGTTGACCGGAAGAAAAGTGATTGTTCTTGAAGAGTTGGAGGGCGTGCCACTGAGTCACAAAAATGCTCTGGCACAGGAGGGGGTTGATCGGGAGGCCATTTTAAGAGTGGGGCTTAAGTGCTATCTAAAAATGGTTTTTACAGATGGGCTTTTTCACGGTGACCTACATGCAGGAAATCTTCTTGTATTGCCCAACAACCAGATCGGTCTCATTGATTTTGGTCTAGTGGGTCGGTTAAATAAGAAAACTCAAAATGCAATTGCCAGCATGCTGGTAGCTTTATTTACTGAAGACTATGAGCGGCTGGCTTATGAGTACGTTGATATGGCGCCTTACACCGGTCATGTGGACGTCGATCGATTTGCTAGGGATTTGCGCGATTTAATAGCTCCCTATTACGGTCTCACTCTAAAAAATGTGAATGCCGGTCGCCTTCTCCTTGACTCAACTGGAGTTGCCTCTCGCCACGAGTTAAAGCTACCGACGGAGCTTGTCTTATTTTTTAAATCGATCGTTTCTATTGAGGGGATGGGACGGATCGTGATGAAGGATTTTGACTTCTTATCCCACTCGCTTGAGTTCGCCGATGAATTGGTAAAAAATCGATATGAGACTTCAAAGGTGATGCGCGACCTGACTGCTGCTGGAAAAGATCTGAGTTCTGTCATGTCGGGATTTCCTCGGCATTTAAAACAGTACCTGAGAAAGATCAATAGTCCCTCTTATGCGATTAAGTTAGATATTTTGCAGATGACTCAAATGTCTTTGACGGTGGTAAAGTCTGCTCACACAATTTTTTTGGGTCTTGTTATTGGAGGCCTATTGATATCATCTTCGCTCTTGATGGTGATTGATCGCGGTCCAAAGGTATTTGAATTGCCTATTTTGGCGGCCTTGGGTTACGGAATTGCGTGTGCACTTGGTCTTGTTGCTTTTTATCGTTATCTCAGACCATAA
- a CDS encoding HD domain-containing protein produces MEIRDPIHGSLSFEESEIAVIDHLAYQRLRAIKQLGFMEFSFPGATHNRYLHSLGVCHLAGRAFDQIFGNYPFPNSATGRRLRQCMRLAALLHDIGHGPLSHTIEEVMPPLKDLNISAYQHRRLKPATANQTLVQANHEDYTIKFITDSSLTSVLKAQFPDISPLHIACLVDKSLKCPDDFFLVGDHEFRTILSQIVSSELDVDRMDYLERDAYFCGTNYGRVELGWLIGNLTYHEKEGDLHLALNRRALYTFDDFLLARHHMHLMVYFHHKSIIFEEMLMRYLISEDCEFFLPSNIEDYIGYTDYALFQHLAQVDNPWARRVAERRPFKMLFEFHSTEENSRTEDMEIFLNGEGIETVFASSTARLSKYHSPSEIERETQIYVVDQYDRHSKPYPIEESTQIFQKYGEIRRIERIYVAPENFDRGEEILTKNDL; encoded by the coding sequence ATGGAAATTCGAGACCCAATTCATGGATCATTGAGTTTTGAGGAGAGTGAGATTGCGGTGATCGATCACTTGGCCTATCAGAGGCTCAGAGCGATCAAGCAATTGGGATTCATGGAATTCAGTTTTCCAGGAGCCACCCATAACCGATACTTGCATTCTCTTGGGGTCTGTCACTTGGCTGGTCGCGCTTTTGATCAGATTTTTGGGAATTATCCTTTTCCAAATAGCGCAACGGGTCGTAGATTGAGACAATGTATGCGTTTGGCGGCCTTGCTGCATGACATAGGCCATGGCCCGCTAAGTCATACGATTGAGGAGGTCATGCCTCCACTGAAGGACCTGAACATCTCGGCCTATCAGCACCGGCGGTTAAAGCCTGCCACTGCCAATCAAACATTGGTACAGGCCAACCACGAGGATTACACGATCAAGTTTATCACAGATTCTTCTTTGACCTCTGTCTTGAAGGCTCAATTTCCGGATATCTCCCCCTTACATATCGCCTGCCTTGTAGACAAATCTCTGAAGTGTCCGGATGATTTTTTTCTCGTTGGAGACCATGAATTCAGGACGATCTTAAGCCAGATTGTGAGCTCAGAATTGGACGTTGATCGCATGGATTATTTGGAACGCGATGCCTATTTCTGTGGGACAAACTATGGCCGAGTTGAATTGGGTTGGTTGATTGGAAATCTAACTTACCATGAAAAAGAGGGGGATTTACACCTTGCGCTCAATCGCAGGGCTCTCTACACTTTTGACGATTTTCTTCTGGCCCGTCATCATATGCATTTGATGGTTTATTTTCACCATAAGAGCATCATCTTTGAAGAAATGTTGATGCGATATTTGATAAGTGAAGATTGTGAGTTTTTTCTGCCTTCAAATATCGAGGATTATATTGGTTATACAGACTACGCACTCTTTCAGCACTTGGCGCAGGTCGATAATCCCTGGGCGAGGCGAGTTGCCGAACGACGGCCATTTAAAATGCTATTTGAATTTCACTCCACTGAAGAAAATTCTCGAACAGAGGACATGGAGATTTTTTTAAATGGAGAAGGCATAGAAACCGTATTTGCGAGTTCAACAGCGCGCCTCAGCAAGTATCATAGTCCGAGTGAAATTGAGCGTGAAACTCAGATATATGTCGTCGATCAGTATGATCGACACTCAAAACCATATCCCATCGAGGAGTCGACACAAATTTTTCAGAAATACGGAGAGATTCGCCGCATTGAGAGAATTTATGTAGCCCCTGAGAATTTTGATCGTGGTGAGGAGATCCTTACGAAAAATGATTTGTAA
- a CDS encoding flagellin FliC yields MGLRINTNTASLNAQRNLMGTKLALDKSLERLSSGFRINRAGDDAAGLAISENLRAQTRGLKQASRNAQDGISLVQVAEGGLNEVSSILIRLRELAVQAASDTIGPVERQFLNVEYDQLVSEVDRIADGTEFNGTQLLSGTGSILDFQVGTRNDPNIDRLSFDASKADSNAAALGVNLTSVADKASAQNSLSAIDSAIVSVSAMRADFGAIQNRLQSSLNNIAVSIENMSAANSRIRDADIAEETGELTRNNILLNAGTSVLAQANQSAQVALGLLNRSLGS; encoded by the coding sequence ATGGGTTTAAGAATCAACACCAATACCGCGAGTCTAAATGCCCAAAGAAATTTGATGGGCACCAAACTCGCACTCGACAAGAGTCTGGAAAGATTGTCGTCTGGCTTTAGAATCAATAGAGCCGGGGACGATGCGGCCGGACTCGCAATCAGCGAGAACCTCAGAGCCCAAACACGTGGCTTGAAACAAGCTTCACGAAATGCCCAGGACGGCATTTCACTTGTCCAAGTTGCAGAAGGTGGTCTGAACGAGGTCAGCTCCATATTGATTCGACTGAGGGAGCTTGCTGTGCAAGCGGCTTCTGATACGATCGGACCAGTGGAGAGACAGTTCCTCAACGTCGAATATGATCAACTCGTATCCGAGGTTGATCGCATTGCCGATGGAACTGAATTCAATGGAACTCAATTGTTGAGCGGAACGGGCTCAATACTTGATTTTCAGGTTGGCACTCGTAACGATCCAAACATTGATCGCTTAAGTTTTGACGCTTCAAAAGCAGACTCTAATGCAGCTGCTTTAGGGGTGAATTTAACTAGTGTGGCAGATAAGGCCTCGGCTCAGAACAGTTTAAGTGCTATCGATTCAGCAATTGTGAGTGTTTCAGCAATGCGAGCTGATTTTGGAGCCATCCAAAACAGGCTGCAGTCATCGCTGAACAACATTGCGGTATCGATCGAAAACATGTCTGCAGCCAACAGCCGGATTCGCGACGCGGATATTGCCGAAGAAACAGGCGAACTCACAAGGAACAATATCCTTTTGAATGCTGGCACTTCGGTTCTCGCACAAGCAAATCAATCTGCACAAGTTGCACTGGGTCTCTTGAACCGCTCACTCGGTAGTTAA